One genomic segment of Paenibacillus sp. FSL H8-0332 includes these proteins:
- the purN gene encoding phosphoribosylglycinamide formyltransferase, protein MEWSRIAVFASGTGSNFAALVQAQREGRLGGGSIELLVSDKPEAPVAQRAEEAGIPALLLRPKDFAGREQYEAAIVAELQRRNIGLVVLAGYMRLISPVLLAPYAGRIINIHPSLLPAFAGKDAIGQALDYGVKLTGVTVHFVDGGMDTGPVIAQRSVEVKLGDTADSLAERIHQVEYGLYPEVVAAFAAGKVELNGRMTTIGE, encoded by the coding sequence ATGGAGTGGAGCCGAATCGCTGTTTTTGCCTCCGGAACGGGCAGCAATTTCGCTGCACTGGTCCAGGCACAGCGGGAGGGCAGGCTGGGCGGAGGCAGCATAGAGCTGCTGGTCTCGGATAAACCGGAAGCGCCTGTAGCACAGCGGGCAGAGGAGGCAGGAATTCCTGCTCTGCTGCTGCGGCCGAAGGACTTCGCGGGCCGTGAGCAGTACGAGGCCGCGATTGTGGCTGAACTACAGCGCCGGAACATCGGGCTGGTAGTGCTGGCCGGGTACATGCGGCTGATCTCGCCCGTGCTGCTTGCGCCGTATGCCGGACGGATCATCAACATCCATCCTTCGCTGCTGCCGGCCTTCGCCGGCAAAGACGCCATCGGTCAGGCGCTGGATTATGGCGTGAAGCTGACGGGAGTGACGGTGCATTTTGTCGATGGAGGCATGGATACCGGACCGGTGATTGCCCAGCGCAGCGTGGAGGTGAAGCTGGGAGACACAGCCGATTCACTTGCAGAACGTATCCACCAGGTAGAGTACGGACTGTATCCTGAAGTGGTTGCTGCTTTTGCCGCTGGGAAAGTGGAATTAAACGGAAGAATGACGACAATCGGCGAATAA
- the purH gene encoding bifunctional phosphoribosylaminoimidazolecarboxamide formyltransferase/IMP cyclohydrolase — translation MSIKRALVSVSDKQGIVDFCRELSALGVEIISTGGTSTLLAKEGVPVIGISEVTGFPEIMDGRVKTLHPAVHSGLLAVRDNEEHTRQMNELGLDYIDLVVVNLYPFAETIAKPDVSYEEAIENIDIGGPTMLRSAAKNHAFVSVVVDAADYANVLEEVRAGGDTTLATRKRLAAKVFRHTAAYDALIADYLANVTGEPLPERYTVTYEKIQDLRYGENPHQKAAFYRKPLAAQDTLTAAEQLHGKELSYNNINDANAALQIVKEFEEPAVVAVKHMNPCGVGVGTSVYEAYQKAYSADPTSIFGGIVAANRIIDADTANMLKDIFLEIVLAPGFTDEALEILTKKKNIRLLKLGNLSTAASRKSSFVVTSVEGGMVVQESDVHSVNSEDLQIVTDRKPTEEELKQLLFGWKVVKHVKSNAIVLAADDMTVGVGAGQMNRVGAAKIAIEQAGEKAKGAVLASDAFFPMGDTLEMAAKAGITAVIQPGGSIKDEESIKVANEYGIAMVFTGVRHFKH, via the coding sequence GTGAGTATCAAGAGAGCGCTGGTCAGCGTATCGGACAAACAGGGCATCGTGGATTTTTGCCGCGAGTTGTCTGCATTAGGCGTAGAAATTATCTCCACAGGCGGCACCAGCACACTTTTGGCGAAGGAAGGCGTTCCGGTCATTGGCATCTCTGAGGTTACCGGCTTCCCTGAGATCATGGATGGACGCGTCAAAACCTTGCACCCAGCTGTACACAGCGGCCTCCTGGCCGTTCGTGACAACGAAGAGCATACCCGTCAGATGAATGAGCTTGGCCTTGATTACATCGACCTCGTTGTGGTGAATCTGTATCCGTTCGCGGAGACGATTGCCAAGCCGGATGTGTCTTATGAAGAGGCTATCGAGAACATCGATATCGGCGGACCGACCATGCTGCGTTCTGCGGCGAAGAACCATGCTTTTGTCAGTGTGGTGGTCGATGCGGCTGACTATGCGAATGTGCTTGAAGAAGTACGCGCCGGTGGAGATACAACCCTTGCAACCCGCAAACGTCTTGCGGCCAAAGTCTTCCGCCATACGGCGGCTTACGACGCCCTGATTGCCGATTATCTGGCGAATGTCACCGGTGAACCGCTGCCGGAGCGTTATACAGTCACTTATGAGAAAATCCAGGATCTGCGCTACGGCGAGAACCCGCATCAGAAGGCTGCGTTCTACCGCAAGCCGCTGGCGGCGCAGGATACCCTTACGGCTGCCGAGCAGCTGCACGGCAAAGAGCTGTCCTACAACAACATCAATGACGCGAACGCAGCGCTCCAGATTGTCAAAGAGTTCGAAGAGCCTGCCGTTGTAGCCGTGAAGCATATGAATCCTTGCGGAGTCGGCGTGGGCACGAGTGTCTATGAAGCTTATCAAAAAGCTTACAGTGCGGACCCTACCTCCATCTTCGGCGGAATTGTGGCAGCCAACCGGATTATTGATGCTGATACAGCTAATATGTTGAAGGATATTTTCCTTGAGATCGTTCTGGCTCCGGGCTTCACGGACGAAGCGCTGGAAATCCTGACGAAGAAAAAGAATATCCGCCTGCTTAAACTGGGCAACCTCAGCACCGCTGCATCCCGCAAGAGCAGCTTTGTGGTCACCTCCGTTGAAGGTGGAATGGTCGTGCAGGAGAGCGACGTACACTCTGTGAATTCCGAAGATTTGCAGATCGTAACCGACCGCAAGCCTACCGAAGAAGAGCTGAAGCAGCTGTTGTTCGGCTGGAAGGTCGTGAAGCATGTGAAGTCCAACGCCATCGTGCTGGCGGCTGACGATATGACGGTCGGTGTAGGTGCAGGACAGATGAACCGTGTCGGAGCGGCCAAGATCGCCATTGAACAAGCAGGCGAGAAAGCGAAGGGTGCTGTGCTGGCTTCAGACGCCTTCTTCCCGATGGGCGATACACTGGAAATGGCTGCGAAGGCGGGCATTACAGCAGTTATCCAGCCGGGAGGCTCGATCAAGGACGAGGAATCGATTAAGGTTGCCAATGAATACGGTATTGCCATGGTCTTCACCGGCGTACGCCACTTCAAACACTAG
- the purD gene encoding phosphoribosylamine--glycine ligase, whose amino-acid sequence MDILVVGGGGREHAIIWSLSRSPRAGKIYCAPGNAGIAQLAECVPIGVFEFDKLTAFAKERKVGLVVIGPDDPLAAGIVDAFEAQDIPVFGPRKNAAEIEGSKTFMKDLLHKYSIPTAAYEKFSEYGAALAYLRSQELPIVIKADGLAAGKGVTVAYSREEAEQALQEIMVDKVFGEAGAQVVIEEFLAGQEMSILAFVDGETVRPMAAAQDHKPVFDGDKGPNTGGMGTYSPLPHIDEAIIREAVETIIEPTARAMVAEGRPFSGVLFAGLMISPDGRPKTIEFNARFGDPETQVVLPRLRSDLLEIFLAVTEDRLADIPIEWSEEAAVCVVLASEGYPGPYPKGVPISGLEDSGSALVFHAGTARSEDGGWVTTGGRVLGVVGLGATIAEARTSAYASAESITFAGKQNRSDIAMKALV is encoded by the coding sequence ATGGATATTTTAGTAGTCGGCGGCGGCGGACGCGAGCATGCGATCATCTGGAGCTTGTCCCGCAGTCCCCGTGCCGGTAAAATCTACTGCGCCCCCGGCAATGCCGGGATTGCGCAGCTTGCGGAATGTGTGCCGATCGGCGTCTTCGAGTTTGATAAGCTGACCGCTTTTGCCAAGGAACGGAAGGTGGGCCTGGTGGTCATCGGACCGGATGATCCGCTGGCGGCAGGCATTGTGGATGCCTTTGAAGCACAGGATATCCCTGTATTCGGTCCGCGCAAGAATGCTGCAGAGATCGAGGGCAGCAAGACCTTCATGAAGGATCTGCTCCATAAATACAGCATTCCGACAGCCGCTTATGAGAAATTCAGTGAGTACGGGGCGGCACTTGCCTATCTGCGGAGCCAGGAGCTGCCGATTGTCATCAAGGCGGACGGCCTGGCCGCAGGCAAAGGGGTAACCGTGGCGTATTCCCGGGAGGAAGCGGAGCAGGCCCTTCAGGAGATCATGGTCGACAAGGTCTTCGGGGAGGCCGGGGCGCAGGTAGTCATTGAGGAGTTCCTTGCCGGGCAGGAAATGTCGATTCTGGCGTTCGTGGATGGCGAAACAGTGCGGCCTATGGCTGCTGCCCAGGACCATAAGCCTGTATTCGACGGCGATAAAGGCCCTAATACGGGCGGCATGGGGACCTACTCCCCGCTCCCGCATATCGATGAAGCGATCATCCGTGAAGCGGTGGAGACGATTATTGAGCCGACAGCCAGAGCGATGGTTGCCGAGGGACGTCCCTTCAGCGGTGTGCTATTCGCCGGGCTGATGATCTCGCCGGACGGCAGACCGAAGACGATTGAGTTCAATGCCCGCTTCGGGGACCCTGAGACACAGGTGGTTCTTCCCCGGCTGCGAAGCGATCTGTTGGAGATTTTCCTCGCTGTGACCGAAGACAGACTCGCCGATATTCCGATCGAGTGGAGCGAAGAGGCAGCAGTCTGCGTGGTTCTGGCCTCGGAGGGTTATCCCGGACCTTACCCGAAGGGAGTGCCGATCAGCGGGCTGGAAGACAGCGGCTCAGCGCTGGTCTTCCATGCCGGAACCGCACGCAGCGAAGACGGCGGCTGGGTGACCACCGGCGGCCGCGTGCTTGGGGTGGTAGGCCTGGGTGCAACCATTGCCGAAGCACGTACATCGGCCTATGCCAGTGCGGAGAGTATTACGTTTGCGGGCAAACAGAACCGCAGTGATATCGCAATGAAGGCATTAGTCTGA
- a CDS encoding SEC-C metal-binding domain-containing protein: MSKVGRNDLCPCGSGNKYKKCCMEKDRAAAQSMLRLVNAGDAAAQAPVTIPGVIVHEEQPATVSAAPAAGKLTLPKLKKMVAKELNWEHPAHEQLALELIEHMREQYDRELILEALLLWNGFSRQTKPAVKKTGSFCAAIEYLLSEEYGFMLSQAELADKYAVTTATISRKVKEIYNYVEEYGMTGEADELMALNGAETPQEKAQTLLAQAMEATSAKRRIQLAEKALELYPDSPEAYLILAEETENEEDARELLKAGIAAGRRELGESYFTKHKGFFWGLYETRPYIRICQSYAESCWFGGKAEEATEMLEHILELNKDDNTGARYLLTAVYLYSNQLEEAERIIKNYGEEDAAAAFAYDRIVLEFKKNGITSQLKMLYRIARGVNKHVPDYLLGVKRLPHNLPDFVGMGDPNEAIEYVIMHSRLWASLPDLLKWMLKQ, from the coding sequence TTGAGTAAGGTAGGAAGAAACGACTTATGCCCGTGTGGAAGCGGGAACAAATATAAGAAATGCTGCATGGAGAAAGACAGAGCGGCAGCCCAGTCGATGCTGAGGCTGGTTAACGCAGGGGATGCAGCGGCGCAAGCGCCTGTAACCATACCCGGTGTAATCGTGCACGAGGAACAGCCGGCTACGGTAAGTGCTGCACCTGCTGCGGGCAAGCTTACGCTGCCCAAGCTGAAGAAGATGGTGGCGAAGGAGCTGAACTGGGAGCATCCGGCCCATGAACAGCTGGCGCTGGAGCTGATCGAGCACATGAGAGAGCAGTATGACCGGGAGCTGATCCTGGAAGCACTGCTGCTGTGGAACGGCTTCTCCCGCCAGACCAAGCCGGCCGTGAAGAAGACAGGCTCCTTCTGTGCGGCGATCGAATACCTGCTGTCCGAGGAATACGGCTTCATGCTGTCACAGGCGGAGCTGGCGGACAAATACGCGGTTACTACGGCCACGATCTCCCGCAAGGTTAAAGAGATCTATAACTATGTCGAGGAATACGGCATGACCGGGGAAGCGGACGAATTGATGGCGCTGAACGGAGCAGAAACTCCGCAGGAGAAGGCACAGACCCTTCTGGCCCAAGCCATGGAGGCAACCTCTGCGAAGCGCCGGATCCAGCTGGCGGAGAAGGCGCTGGAGCTCTATCCGGACAGCCCGGAAGCCTACCTTATTCTGGCCGAGGAAACGGAGAATGAGGAGGACGCCCGCGAGCTGCTGAAGGCGGGAATCGCCGCAGGCAGACGGGAGCTGGGCGAGTCTTATTTTACGAAGCATAAAGGGTTCTTCTGGGGGCTCTATGAGACCCGCCCTTATATCCGTATCTGTCAGAGCTATGCGGAATCCTGCTGGTTCGGCGGTAAGGCGGAGGAAGCAACAGAGATGCTGGAGCATATTCTGGAGCTGAATAAGGATGATAATACCGGTGCCCGCTATCTGCTGACTGCTGTATACCTGTATAGCAACCAGCTTGAAGAAGCAGAGCGGATCATTAAGAACTACGGTGAAGAGGATGCGGCGGCGGCTTTTGCCTATGACCGAATTGTACTGGAGTTCAAGAAGAACGGTATCACCTCGCAGCTCAAAATGCTCTACCGCATAGCCCGCGGAGTGAACAAGCATGTGCCGGATTACCTGCTGGGCGTGAAGCGGCTGCCGCATAATCTTCCGGATTTTGTCGGTATGGGTGATCCCAATGAAGCGATTGAATATGTAATTATGCACTCGCGCTTGTGGGCGAGCCTGCCGGATCTGCTTAAGTGGATGCTGAAGCAATAG
- the ilvA gene encoding threonine ammonia-lyase IlvA: MREGENRIVGMEDIVRAHHVLREVIVRTPLQLDAVLSAKYGCNVYLKREDLQIVRSFKIRGAYNMIRSLSDEDRAKGIVCASAGNHAQGVAYSCKALGIKGKIFMPSTTPNQKIKQVRRFGGEFVEVILKGDTFDDAYDEALQACIDYSMTLIHPFDEPRIIAGNGTIAMEVMENLDKPADFVLVTIGGGGLAAGVATYIKTVSPATKVIGVEPSGAASMSEAMESGEVITLKEINKFVDGAAVKRVGGLTFDICSKLLDDVVKVPEGKACTTILELYNENAIVVEPAGSLPIAALDMYRDQIRGKSVVCIVSGGNNDIDRMQEIKERSLIYEGLKHYFMVNFPQRAGALREFLTEVVGPDDDITRFEYTKKNEKENGPALVGIELMSTDAYAPLIERMKQKGVDYVEINKDVNLFSMLI, encoded by the coding sequence ATGAGAGAAGGCGAAAACCGGATCGTAGGAATGGAAGATATTGTACGCGCACACCATGTGCTGCGGGAGGTTATCGTCCGTACGCCGCTCCAGCTGGATGCGGTATTGTCGGCCAAATACGGCTGTAATGTGTACTTGAAACGCGAGGATCTGCAGATTGTACGCTCCTTCAAAATCCGGGGGGCCTATAATATGATCCGCAGTCTGTCTGATGAGGACAGAGCCAAGGGCATCGTCTGCGCCAGCGCGGGAAATCATGCCCAGGGCGTGGCTTATTCCTGCAAGGCACTCGGTATCAAAGGCAAGATATTCATGCCGAGCACTACCCCTAATCAGAAGATTAAGCAGGTCCGGCGCTTTGGCGGCGAATTCGTTGAGGTGATTCTGAAGGGGGATACCTTCGATGATGCTTATGATGAAGCGCTGCAGGCTTGCATTGACTATAGCATGACGCTGATTCACCCGTTCGATGAGCCGCGTATTATTGCCGGCAACGGTACCATTGCCATGGAGGTAATGGAGAACCTGGACAAGCCTGCGGACTTCGTGCTCGTCACCATCGGCGGCGGCGGGCTGGCAGCCGGTGTAGCCACCTATATCAAGACGGTGAGCCCGGCAACCAAGGTGATCGGTGTGGAGCCTAGCGGCGCTGCTTCAATGAGTGAGGCCATGGAGAGCGGTGAGGTAATCACTTTGAAGGAGATCAACAAGTTCGTGGACGGCGCGGCGGTGAAGCGTGTCGGCGGCCTGACCTTCGATATCTGCTCGAAGCTTCTGGATGATGTGGTGAAGGTGCCGGAGGGCAAGGCGTGTACCACTATTCTGGAGCTGTATAACGAGAACGCCATTGTGGTGGAGCCTGCCGGTTCCCTCCCCATTGCTGCACTGGACATGTACCGTGATCAGATCCGCGGCAAAAGCGTGGTCTGCATCGTCAGCGGCGGCAACAACGATATTGACCGGATGCAGGAGATCAAGGAGCGTTCCCTGATCTACGAAGGTCTTAAGCATTACTTCATGGTCAACTTCCCGCAGCGCGCGGGTGCTCTGCGCGAGTTCCTGACCGAGGTGGTCGGACCGGACGATGACATTACCCGGTTCGAGTACACGAAGAAGAATGAGAAGGAGAACGGCCCGGCGCTGGTCGGCATTGAGCTGATGTCTACCGATGCCTACGCCCCGCTGATTGAGCGGATGAAGCAGAAGGGCGTCGATTACGTAGAGATCAACAAGGATGTTAATCTGTTCAGTATGCTGATCTAA
- a CDS encoding DUF1129 family protein yields MIKQNNLLREQMTPSNRSYFEDMILAMRASSVDAVRAEELLLEAAELLLKGQAKGKHAKQVFGEKPGDYFKAVMDSAPRRTPRSRLKNSLLISWSALTLLFGTMGIAGLIAQWSGGPQEIFGQLSIFTLVVVGAGSILLVELIMKWMTSLSEDDSPKPKTFDIKGLGIYIGIAVVAVFAGIFLDNLFPVIRVSPWVSLVLAAAGGLGLKLIFFPS; encoded by the coding sequence ATGATTAAGCAGAACAACCTGCTGCGGGAGCAGATGACGCCGTCTAACCGCTCTTATTTCGAAGATATGATTCTGGCGATGCGCGCCAGTTCAGTAGATGCTGTACGTGCAGAGGAGCTGCTGCTTGAGGCGGCTGAGCTGCTGCTGAAGGGACAAGCCAAGGGCAAGCATGCCAAGCAGGTTTTTGGCGAGAAGCCTGGTGATTATTTCAAAGCGGTGATGGATAGCGCCCCCAGGCGCACTCCGCGCAGCCGGCTGAAGAATTCCCTGTTGATCTCCTGGTCCGCACTGACCCTGCTGTTCGGGACGATGGGCATTGCCGGCCTGATTGCGCAGTGGAGCGGCGGCCCGCAGGAAATCTTCGGCCAGCTCAGTATATTCACGCTGGTTGTCGTCGGCGCAGGCTCCATCCTGCTGGTTGAACTGATTATGAAATGGATGACCTCCTTGTCGGAGGACGACAGTCCGAAGCCCAAGACCTTCGACATCAAGGGCCTCGGCATCTACATCGGAATTGCCGTGGTTGCGGTATTCGCCGGTATATTCCTGGACAATCTGTTCCCGGTAATCAGGGTCTCGCCCTGGGTCAGTCTGGTTCTGGCGGCTGCCGGAGGTTTGGGGCTGAAATTGATATTCTTCCCATCTTAG
- a CDS encoding alpha/beta fold hydrolase → MERNIIIRHNGEELTASIHYPAADRAGTGRCKNRVPLAVICHGFVGSRIGVDRIFVKAARELAQDGYMVIRFDYAGCGESSGNYGSEDMESMIGQTRAVLDYGISSADVDPQRVTLIGHSLGGAVALLTGVRDRRVKNLVLWSAVGYPFNDIVKIVGREAFDRSVKSGVADYAGYSFTPVYFNSLAAFQPFQEAGKFSGDVLVIHGTSDDVIPVDYAFLYQKLFWTRPEGRCDKEIIFQGDHTFSSGPAQEQVLKRTRDWMNQQEHLQEEWQNWMI, encoded by the coding sequence ATGGAACGGAATATCATCATCCGGCATAACGGAGAGGAATTGACAGCGAGCATACACTACCCGGCCGCAGACCGGGCAGGGACAGGACGGTGCAAGAACCGGGTGCCGCTTGCCGTGATCTGCCACGGCTTCGTGGGCAGCCGGATCGGTGTCGACCGGATCTTCGTCAAGGCAGCCCGTGAGCTGGCGCAGGATGGCTATATGGTGATCCGCTTCGATTATGCGGGCTGCGGGGAGAGCAGCGGCAATTACGGCAGCGAGGATATGGAGTCGATGATCGGGCAGACACGGGCGGTGCTGGATTACGGTATCAGCTCAGCAGATGTGGACCCGCAGCGTGTAACGCTAATCGGCCATAGTCTGGGCGGCGCGGTGGCGCTGCTGACCGGTGTCCGTGACCGGCGGGTGAAGAACCTGGTACTCTGGTCAGCCGTCGGCTATCCCTTCAATGATATCGTCAAGATTGTCGGAAGAGAAGCCTTTGACCGGTCGGTGAAGAGCGGAGTAGCCGATTATGCCGGCTATTCGTTCACTCCGGTATACTTCAATTCCCTGGCCGCCTTCCAGCCGTTCCAGGAGGCGGGGAAATTCAGCGGCGATGTGCTGGTCATCCACGGAACCTCCGATGATGTGATCCCTGTAGACTATGCGTTCCTCTACCAGAAGCTGTTCTGGACCCGTCCGGAAGGACGGTGCGACAAGGAGATTATTTTCCAGGGCGATCATACCTTCTCTTCGGGTCCGGCCCAGGAGCAGGTGCTGAAGCGCACCCGGGATTGGATGAACCAGCAGGAGCACCTGCAGGAGGAATGGCAGAACTGGATGATATAG
- a CDS encoding class III extradiol ring-cleavage dioxygenase translates to MKLPAFFIAHGSPLLVLEDNDYTRFLQRMGSDLGKPRGIVIFSAHWDSPEQLITVDAQHETQHDFYGFPEEMYQLNYPAPGDPALSSRISELFKDHNLPHQPVLSRGLDHGAWVILSKMFPQADIPVVALSVDSLRSPEEQYSIGRMLAPLRDEGILLIGSGGLVHNLRLLKQKDQPEQWALDFDGWIAERLEAWDLPSLYAYEKQAPHVREAVPTYGKEHFIPLFYVMGAADEGRQAQLMIQAYQYGTLSLNCWMLD, encoded by the coding sequence ATGAAATTACCGGCCTTTTTTATTGCGCACGGCTCCCCGTTGCTGGTTCTTGAGGATAACGACTATACGCGTTTCCTGCAGCGGATGGGTTCTGATCTGGGGAAGCCCCGCGGCATTGTGATCTTCTCAGCCCATTGGGACAGTCCCGAGCAGCTGATTACAGTGGACGCACAACATGAAACGCAGCATGATTTCTACGGATTCCCGGAAGAGATGTATCAGCTGAATTATCCTGCTCCAGGTGATCCCGCACTCAGCAGCCGTATTTCGGAACTGTTCAAGGACCATAATCTGCCCCATCAGCCAGTGCTCAGCCGGGGGCTGGATCATGGCGCCTGGGTCATCCTGAGCAAAATGTTCCCGCAGGCGGATATCCCGGTCGTGGCCTTATCCGTGGATTCGCTCCGCTCGCCTGAGGAGCAGTATAGCATCGGACGGATGCTTGCCCCGCTGCGCGACGAAGGCATCCTCCTGATCGGCAGCGGCGGCCTGGTTCACAACCTCAGATTGCTGAAGCAGAAGGATCAGCCGGAGCAATGGGCGCTTGACTTCGACGGGTGGATTGCAGAGCGGCTTGAGGCTTGGGATCTTCCGTCCCTGTATGCCTATGAGAAGCAAGCACCGCATGTCAGGGAAGCCGTACCTACCTATGGTAAGGAACATTTCATCCCGCTTTTCTACGTAATGGGTGCAGCCGATGAAGGTAGACAGGCACAGCTAATGATTCAGGCCTACCAATACGGTACGCTCAGCTTGAACTGCTGGATGCTTGACTAA
- a CDS encoding DUF3048 domain-containing protein, protein MSIPMNRYVSRPVYALVLAAALLSACSNEQASPVPVPTSAPTAAPTLEPLPTEAAEQTATPAPAAGAVSGLTGLAAEEGSLPRPLAVMINNAPAARPQSGISEADVLYEVLAEGGITRLIGIFQSHAGVVKIGPIRSIRPYLLDIGESYGGVTVHAGGSPDAYAILQRQKKADMDEIGRAGAYFWRDKERKAPHNLYSNAAKLREGAAKLGYAESVKVPGFLFNDPDYIPVEGTPALELSVNFLLKSYNVGYKYNAEQRTYARWVNGKPHLDLNNNRPVEAANIIVMGSDHKVLDDIGRLQVDTELGGEAVLLQRGVSIKGKWSRSPGDIIRFVKKDGKEALMFPGLTHILIVPNSPSFSSHVEYTLAPASR, encoded by the coding sequence GTGTCTATACCGATGAACCGTTATGTATCCCGTCCTGTATATGCTCTGGTCCTTGCTGCTGCACTGCTCTCTGCCTGTAGTAACGAGCAGGCCAGCCCTGTGCCTGTACCGACGTCTGCACCTACAGCAGCACCAACCTTGGAACCGTTGCCGACAGAGGCGGCGGAGCAGACAGCGACCCCTGCGCCTGCTGCCGGAGCGGTCTCCGGCTTAACGGGCCTGGCAGCTGAGGAGGGAAGCCTGCCCCGGCCGCTTGCGGTCATGATCAATAATGCCCCGGCGGCCCGGCCGCAGTCCGGGATCAGCGAGGCGGATGTTCTGTATGAGGTGCTGGCTGAAGGCGGGATTACCCGGCTGATCGGTATCTTTCAGAGTCATGCCGGAGTTGTGAAGATCGGGCCGATCCGCAGTATCCGCCCGTATCTGCTGGATATCGGCGAGAGCTACGGCGGCGTAACGGTCCATGCCGGAGGCAGTCCGGACGCTTATGCCATTCTGCAGCGGCAGAAGAAGGCGGATATGGACGAGATCGGCCGTGCGGGAGCTTACTTCTGGCGGGACAAGGAACGCAAGGCACCGCATAATCTATACAGCAATGCCGCTAAGCTGCGGGAGGGTGCAGCGAAGCTGGGCTATGCGGAGAGCGTGAAGGTGCCCGGTTTTCTTTTCAACGATCCGGATTACATCCCGGTGGAGGGCACCCCGGCGCTGGAACTGAGTGTCAACTTCCTGCTGAAGAGCTATAATGTCGGGTACAAATATAACGCAGAGCAGCGCACGTATGCCCGCTGGGTGAACGGCAAGCCGCATCTGGATCTGAATAATAACCGTCCGGTGGAAGCGGCGAACATCATCGTGATGGGTTCGGACCATAAGGTGCTTGATGATATCGGCAGACTTCAGGTGGATACGGAGCTGGGAGGCGAAGCGGTGCTGTTACAGCGCGGCGTCTCTATTAAGGGCAAATGGTCGCGCAGCCCCGGAGACATCATCCGGTTCGTGAAGAAGGACGGTAAGGAGGCGCTGATGTTCCCGGGATTGACACATATTCTGATCGTGCCGAACAGCCCTTCGTTCAGCAGTCATGTCGAATATACGCTGGCGCCAGCGTCCCGCTAA
- a CDS encoding DUF47 family protein, whose amino-acid sequence MRFRKKDIFFETLENMADTIVQAADYFAQNISTLEGNVENFAGVMKKYESQCDTYTHTVIKELNKTFITPLERDDIMDLITSMDDVIDGLEASASRFYMYNLLDADEYIIQFAEILRQCAYEIQKAVHLLSQKKLLAIREYTIRLNDLENQGDEVLRICTKVLFETVKDPIELIKRKELYERLETTTDKCEDVANMLESIIMRNS is encoded by the coding sequence ATGAGGTTTAGAAAAAAGGATATATTCTTTGAGACGCTGGAAAACATGGCTGACACCATTGTTCAGGCGGCCGATTATTTCGCTCAGAATATCTCGACTCTAGAGGGCAATGTGGAGAACTTCGCCGGGGTGATGAAGAAATACGAATCCCAATGCGATACGTACACGCACACTGTCATCAAGGAACTCAACAAAACGTTCATTACGCCGCTGGAGCGTGACGACATCATGGATCTGATCACCAGCATGGACGATGTTATTGATGGTCTGGAGGCCTCTGCTTCGCGTTTCTATATGTATAACCTGCTGGATGCGGATGAGTATATTATTCAATTCGCTGAGATTCTCCGCCAGTGTGCGTATGAGATCCAGAAGGCGGTTCATTTGCTCTCCCAGAAGAAGCTTCTGGCGATCCGGGAATACACCATCCGCCTGAATGATCTGGAGAACCAGGGCGACGAGGTCCTGCGTATCTGCACCAAGGTCCTGTTCGAGACTGTGAAAGACCCGATTGAGCTGATTAAGCGCAAAGAATTGTATGAGCGGCTTGAGACCACCACAGACAAATGTGAAGACGTAGCCAACATGCTGGAATCGATCATCATGCGTAACTCATAA